A genomic window from Micromonospora violae includes:
- a CDS encoding ArsR/SmtB family transcription factor yields the protein MPAISPLTGDPIKRADAEKLAGVLKAFADPARLRLLSLIQSAPEGEASVSDLTSALNLSQPTVSHHLRILTEAGLLERDKRGVWAYYRLVPSAIAQIADLLTPPRKRATKRTR from the coding sequence ATGCCTGCGATCTCGCCGCTCACCGGCGACCCAATCAAGCGGGCCGATGCCGAGAAGCTAGCGGGGGTCCTGAAGGCCTTCGCCGATCCGGCGCGACTCCGGCTACTCAGCCTGATCCAGTCCGCGCCGGAAGGCGAGGCGTCCGTGAGTGACCTCACCTCGGCGCTCAACCTCTCCCAGCCGACCGTGAGTCATCACCTTCGGATCCTCACCGAGGCCGGCCTCCTCGAACGCGACAAGCGCGGGGTCTGGGCGTACTACCGCCTGGTGCCCTCCGCGATCGCGCAGATCGCCGACCTGTTGACGCCGCCCCGGAAGCGGGCGACGAAGCGGACCCGCTGA
- a CDS encoding DUF6223 family protein has protein sequence MSVHHLFVTAVAAPASAESTAATVSMSSGRVGASVAVLLGLAGAIIGGVALARPTGRLGAGSGRLGAVLAVAAGLLGMALGALVVATSDSGIGTGNGRGGAYLAVVVGLVSAVLGGLALARARRTDGLTG, from the coding sequence ATGTCCGTCCACCACCTGTTCGTCACCGCCGTAGCCGCCCCGGCCTCGGCCGAGTCGACCGCCGCCACTGTCTCCATGAGCTCCGGACGGGTCGGCGCCAGTGTCGCCGTCCTGCTGGGGCTCGCCGGCGCGATCATCGGTGGGGTGGCACTGGCCCGCCCCACCGGTCGCCTCGGTGCCGGGTCGGGCCGCCTGGGAGCGGTCCTGGCCGTGGCGGCCGGTCTGCTCGGCATGGCGCTCGGCGCGCTGGTGGTCGCGACCTCCGACAGTGGCATCGGCACCGGGAACGGGCGGGGCGGGGCCTACCTGGCCGTGGTGGTCGGGCTGGTCAGCGCGGTCCTCGGTGGGCTCGCTCTGGCTCGGGCCCGCCGCACCGACGGGCTGACCGGGTAA
- a CDS encoding sensor histidine kinase, giving the protein MAGWRSRVADVALVPAVALVALVGLVVQSGGIDTTAEWAALPVVLISAGALYLRRRHPVPVGVVALLAVGAYGALLHRPGPIMLVFVVALYTVVDEGHLTVAIGLGLASVIAFAVADSGNRSPSTMNGATLLHAGWLVAVIVGVTRNRRAYLAEARARAAVAEQRMEAEARRRATEERLRIARELHDVLGHHLSLINVQASAALHRPDPARSEQALTAIKQTSKETLRELRAALGVLRQENAPAVLPAPGLTRLDDLIRTAGRPELEIRAELAETRSLPPEVDLAVYRIVQEALTNVARHAGATAAVVRVRPDNDDVLVEVEDDGTGQPGAPGSGILGMRERVRVLGGSLMTGAQPDGGFRVRARLPVRPGPAGERP; this is encoded by the coding sequence ATGGCAGGGTGGCGGAGCCGGGTGGCGGACGTGGCCCTGGTGCCCGCCGTTGCGCTGGTCGCCCTCGTGGGCCTGGTGGTGCAGTCGGGCGGCATCGACACCACCGCCGAGTGGGCGGCGCTGCCGGTGGTGCTGATCTCAGCGGGCGCGCTGTACCTGCGCCGCCGCCACCCGGTGCCGGTGGGTGTCGTGGCGCTTCTCGCCGTCGGTGCGTACGGTGCGCTGCTGCACCGCCCCGGACCGATCATGTTGGTGTTCGTCGTGGCGCTCTACACCGTCGTCGACGAGGGGCACCTCACCGTCGCCATCGGGCTGGGTCTCGCCTCGGTGATCGCCTTCGCGGTCGCCGACAGCGGCAACCGGTCGCCGAGCACCATGAACGGGGCGACGCTGCTGCACGCCGGCTGGCTTGTCGCCGTCATCGTCGGGGTGACCCGCAACCGCCGCGCCTACCTCGCCGAGGCGCGGGCCCGAGCGGCCGTCGCCGAGCAGCGGATGGAGGCGGAGGCCCGGCGACGGGCCACCGAGGAGCGGCTGCGCATCGCCCGGGAGCTGCACGACGTTCTCGGCCACCACCTGTCGCTGATCAACGTGCAGGCCAGTGCCGCGTTGCACCGCCCGGACCCGGCGCGGTCGGAGCAGGCCCTCACCGCGATCAAACAGACCAGCAAGGAGACGTTGCGGGAGCTGCGCGCGGCACTCGGCGTACTGCGTCAGGAGAATGCGCCAGCGGTCCTGCCCGCGCCCGGTCTGACCCGCCTCGACGACCTGATCAGGACGGCCGGTCGACCGGAGTTGGAGATCCGCGCCGAGCTGGCCGAGACCCGCTCGCTACCGCCGGAGGTCGACCTCGCGGTGTATCGGATCGTCCAGGAGGCGCTCACCAACGTGGCGCGGCACGCGGGTGCCACCGCCGCGGTGGTCCGGGTCCGACCCGACAACGACGATGTGCTCGTGGAGGTCGAGGACGACGGCACCGGTCAGCCGGGTGCGCCGGGCAGCGGAATCCTCGGCATGCGGGAACGGGTGCGGGTGCTCGGCGGTTCGCTGATGACGGGCGCACAGCCCGACGGCGGCTTCCGGGTTCGGGCCCGTCTGCCGGTGCGACCCGGCCCGGCGGGGGAGCGGCCGTGA
- a CDS encoding response regulator: MIRLLLVDDQTLVRAGFRSILDGEDGLQVVGEAADGAEAVRLARQLRPDVVLMDIRMPGLDGLTATGEISASTDARVIILTTFDLDDYVYGALRAGASGFLVKDTEPAELIHGVRVVARGDALIAPSITRRLIAEFAARATHPDPGPRLSVLTEREREVLALVAAGLSNDEIAARLVLSPATAKTHVSRIMTKAGARDRAQLVILAYESGLTVPGWVTRS; this comes from the coding sequence GTGATCCGCCTCCTGCTCGTCGACGACCAGACCCTGGTCCGTGCCGGCTTCCGGTCCATCCTGGATGGTGAGGACGGCCTCCAGGTGGTCGGTGAGGCGGCTGACGGTGCCGAGGCGGTGCGGCTGGCCCGGCAGCTACGGCCGGATGTCGTCCTCATGGACATCCGGATGCCCGGGCTGGACGGCCTGACCGCCACCGGTGAGATCAGCGCGAGCACCGATGCGCGCGTCATCATCCTGACCACGTTCGACCTGGACGACTACGTCTACGGCGCGTTGCGGGCCGGTGCCAGCGGCTTCCTGGTCAAGGACACCGAACCGGCCGAGTTGATCCACGGAGTGCGGGTGGTGGCCCGGGGTGACGCGCTGATCGCGCCGTCGATCACCCGCCGGCTGATCGCCGAGTTCGCGGCCCGGGCCACGCACCCCGATCCGGGGCCGCGACTGAGCGTGCTCACCGAGCGGGAGCGTGAGGTGCTGGCGCTGGTCGCCGCCGGCCTGTCCAACGACGAGATCGCGGCGCGGCTGGTGCTGAGCCCGGCCACCGCCAAGACCCACGTCAGCCGGATCATGACGAAGGCCGGTGCCCGGGACCGCGCCCAGTTGGTGATCCTCGCCTACGAGTCCGGCCTGACCGTGCCGGGTTGGGTCACCCGCTCCTGA
- a CDS encoding nitroreductase/quinone reductase family protein, producing MPDGQETKAPWLPPRWFIRLAWVVHRGLYRVTGSRVGLWRPRENSWGTLRLTTTGRRTGQQRSVIIAYFEDGPNLVGVAMNGWGEGAPAWWLNLQAHPDASVELPDGRRLVRARVATDDERSRLWPRWQEADKNFDAHAARRSSETPVVVLEPRSEGGSPTP from the coding sequence ATGCCGGACGGTCAGGAAACGAAAGCGCCGTGGCTTCCGCCGCGGTGGTTCATCCGTCTTGCCTGGGTGGTGCACCGGGGTCTGTACCGGGTCACCGGCAGCCGGGTCGGGCTGTGGCGACCGCGCGAGAACAGCTGGGGCACGCTGCGACTGACCACGACCGGCCGCCGGACCGGTCAGCAGCGCAGCGTCATCATCGCGTACTTCGAGGACGGCCCGAACCTGGTCGGGGTGGCGATGAACGGGTGGGGCGAGGGCGCCCCCGCGTGGTGGCTCAACCTGCAGGCCCACCCGGACGCATCCGTCGAGCTGCCCGACGGGCGGCGACTGGTCCGTGCCCGCGTCGCCACCGACGACGAGCGGTCCCGGCTGTGGCCACGCTGGCAGGAGGCGGACAAGAACTTCGACGCCCACGCGGCGCGTCGATCGTCGGAGACCCCGGTGGTGGTGCTGGAGCCCAGATCGGAGGGCGGCTCCCCAACGCCGTGA